CTCTATCTCGGCATCGGGCTTTTCGCGCTCGCCAGTATCGGTTGCGCGGTGGCGAGCGACATCGAAACCCTCATCGCCTTCCGCTTCCTTCAGGGCATCGGCGGTGCCGCCGGCATGGTCATTCCGCGCGCGGTCGTGCGCGACATGCACACCGGCGTCCAGGCGGCGCGGCTGATGTCGCTGCTCATGCTCGTCTTCAGCATTTCGCCGATCCTCGCACCGCTGACGGGCAGCGCCGTGATCGAGTTCTACGGCTGGCGCGGCGTCTTCTATGCGGTGATGATCGCCGCCGCGGTCGGGCTGGTGCTCCTTTCGACGCAGCTCAAGGAGACCCGCCCGAAGGAGCACCGCTCGGACAGCACCGTCGGCAGCGCGATCGCCGCCTATCGGCTCCTTCTTGGCGACCGCAACTTCCTGACGCTGACCTTCATCGGCGGTCTCGGCATCTCGAGCTTCCTCGTCTATCTCGCGAACTCGCCCTTCGTACTGATCGACCATTACGGCCTGACGCCGACGCAATACAGCCTTGCCTTCTCGATCAACGCCGTGTCGTTCTTCACGGTATCGCAGGCGACCGGGTGGCTCGGCGAACGTTTCGGTCTCGTCCGGTTGATGCGGATGGCGGTGACGATGTTCGCGTTGACCATGATCAGCATGTTCGTCGTCATGAGCCTTGGCATCAATCAGTTGCCGGTCATGGCGGCCTTCCTCTTCGTCGGCTACGGCGTTCTCGGCCTCGTCATTCCGACATCGTCGGTGCTGGCGCTCGAGGATCACGGCGAGATTGCCGGCACCGCTTCGGCGCTGATGGGAACGCTGCATTTCGTGACCTCGGCCGTCGCAATGGTCATCACCAGCATTTTCTTCGACGGCACCGCGCTGCCGATGGTGGCGGGCATCGCGCTCTGCGCCCTTGGAGCCTTCCTCGTTACCCAGGCAACGATCGGCCGTCGCCGCCGCGTCGTTGCCGCGGAATAGACAATCCCCCGCGCA
The genomic region above belongs to Sinorhizobium mexicanum and contains:
- a CDS encoding multidrug effflux MFS transporter; its protein translation is MTASFLRTAIILGLLSAIGPFAIDMYLPALPSIGKDLGAENNVVQLSLLSFFISFALFQLVYGPLSDIWGRKAPLYLGIGLFALASIGCAVASDIETLIAFRFLQGIGGAAGMVIPRAVVRDMHTGVQAARLMSLLMLVFSISPILAPLTGSAVIEFYGWRGVFYAVMIAAAVGLVLLSTQLKETRPKEHRSDSTVGSAIAAYRLLLGDRNFLTLTFIGGLGISSFLVYLANSPFVLIDHYGLTPTQYSLAFSINAVSFFTVSQATGWLGERFGLVRLMRMAVTMFALTMISMFVVMSLGINQLPVMAAFLFVGYGVLGLVIPTSSVLALEDHGEIAGTASALMGTLHFVTSAVAMVITSIFFDGTALPMVAGIALCALGAFLVTQATIGRRRRVVAAE